One Rissa tridactyla isolate bRisTri1 chromosome 1, bRisTri1.patW.cur.20221130, whole genome shotgun sequence DNA segment encodes these proteins:
- the BORA gene encoding protein aurora borealis isoform X1: MDDTKEAKMQITPETPGRVTILNPFESPSDYYTLQEQIVSSPSVFKSTKSSSTPGKFRWSIDQLALINPVEIDSEDVRRQAMYLSHARIDKETEDRRQQAIEEFFTKRLIVPSPWTEHEGKQVSQFNSTKSIDLNNISPIGRQLALQPGKSNAACQTVLSLPVDFNLEKILGEYFRPDEFADQSQENLSSSSLRRKLFLEENGSVSECLSPSLHSPCSSGSALGVLCSIDISPVRCRSPLETSSSGQFSSSPIQGGARAYSLGSITSPTLPEGSPAHNGSPTFSPIAFHIRKTPLSDQRKFTFRSPDIPSASNRMTPPSTRSPYIDGCSPIKNCSPMRLGACRGTAQYQTSVIRIPIAVENRGEDEEDKENASPAEARFSEMDSRINLRQPDGDTFAHGTHLVVATVSIAPDHSEACHQRLSSFQDIEGSKENNTVDMADAAEVSEENTWIKETIGNSNAPMTSFMTGITFSIESSRMCMSPLAESSAIPCDNSSIQVDSGYNTQTCGSSIMDTAGAETNCRENDVNTNVFQNKSQLLRTKECSVLNHKDNQLLRAKSPEKQSCFQKAEAHSTVFGQNATCNIAAWKHKNENQVQGFHKNGM, from the exons ATGGATGATACCAAAGAAGCTAAAATGCAGATAACACCAGAAACTCCAGGACGAGTCACAATCCTGAATCCTTTTGAAAGTCCCAGTGATTATTATACTCTTCAGGAGCAGATTGTCTCCAGTCCTTCAGTCTTTAAATCAACAAAATCCTCATCT acACCAGGAAAATTTAGATGGTCTATTGATCAGCTTGCTCTAATAAATCCTGTGGAAATTGACTCGGAAGATGTTCGACGCCAAGCCATGTATTTGAGTCATGCTAG GATTGATAAGGAGACAGAAGACAGAAGGCAACAAGCCATTGAGGAG TTTTTCACAAAAAGACTCATAGTTCCTTCTCCTTGGACTGAACATGAAGGCAAGCAAGTTTCTCAATTCAATTCAACTAAAT CCATAGATCTAAATAACATTTCTCCAATTGGAAGACAGCTTGCTTTGCAGCCTGGGAAAAGCAATG CTGCTTGTCAGACAGTACTGTCTTTGCCAGTGGATTTTAATTTAGAGAAAATACTAG GTGAATATTTTAGACCTGATGAATTTGCAGATCAGTCTCAGGAAAATCTCAGTTCTTCATCACTCAGAAGAAAGctgtttttagaagaaaatggaagCGTATCTGAGTGTTTGTCCCCTTCTCTGCATAGCCCATGCAGTAGCGGGAGTGCACTTGGAGTGCTTTGTTCAATAGACATATCTCCAGTCCGGTGCAGAAGCCCTCTGGAGACATCTAGTTCA GGTCAGTTTTCATCAAGTCCTATTCAGGGAGGAGCAAGGGCTTATAGTCTGGGAAGTATAACCAGTCCCACGCTTCCAGAGGGGTCTCCTGCACATAATGGTTCTCCTACTTTTTCACCAATTGCTTTTCACATAAGAAAGACACCGCTCTCAG ACcaaagaaaatttacatttcGCTCTCCAGATATTCCTTCTGCCTCAAATAGAATGACACCTCCAAGTACAAGAAGCCCTTACATAGATGGTTGTTCTCCAATTAAAAATTGTTCTCCTATGAGGCTTGGAGCTTGTAGAGGAACTGCCCAGTATCAGACTTCTGTCATTAGAATACCAATTGCAGTTGAGAATCGtggtgaggatgaggaagacaaGGAAAATGCTTCTCCAGCAGAAGCTCGCTTCTCAGAAATGGATAGTAGAATAAACTTACGTCAGCCAGACGGTGACACTTTTGCACATGGTACACATCTCGTGGTAGCGACTGTGTCTATTGCACCAGATCACTCAGAAGCTTGTCATCAAAGGCTGTCATCCTTTCAGGATATAGAAGGCTCAAAGGAAAATAATACTGTAGATATGGCTGATGCAGCTGAAGTGTCAGAGGAAAACACTTGGATAAAAGAAACAATTGGCAATAGCAATGCACCAATGACCAGCTTTATGACGGGGATTACTTTCAGTATTGAAAGCTCTCGCATGTGCATGTCACCTCTTGCAGAAAGCAGTGCAATTCCTTGTGACAACAGTAGTATTCAG GTGGACAGTGGTTATAATACACAGACTTGTGGAAGCAGCATTATGGATACTGCAGGGGCTGAAACCAATTGCAGAGAAAATGATGTGAATACTAACGTGTTTCAGAATAAATCTCAACTTCTTAGAACAAAG GAGTGTTCAGTGTTAAACCACAAGGACAATCAGTTGCTGAGAGCAAAATCTCCAGAGAAGCAATCCTGTTTCCAAAAAGCAGAAGCACATAGTACAGTATTTGGTCAAAACGCAACTTGCAACATTGCTGCCTGGAAACATAAAAACGAAAATCAAGTTCAGGGATTTCACAAAAATGGTATGTAG
- the MZT1 gene encoding mitotic-spindle organizing protein 1, which translates to MASNAASLNAVRETMDVLFEISRILNTGLDMETLSICVRLCEQGINPEALSSVIKELRKATEALKAAENMTG; encoded by the exons ATGGCGAGCAATGCCGCCAGCCTCAACGCGGTGCGGGAGACGATGGACG ttctGTTTGAGATTTCAAGAATATTAAACACTGGCTTGGATATGGAGACGTTGTCTATTTGTGTGCGGCTTTGTGAACAGGGGATAAATCCAGAAGCATTATCATCTGTTATTAAAGAACTGCGTAAGGCTACAGAAGCTCTAAAG gcTGCTGAAAATATGACAGGCTGA
- the BORA gene encoding protein aurora borealis isoform X2, whose protein sequence is MYLSHARIDKETEDRRQQAIEEFFTKRLIVPSPWTEHEGKQVSQFNSTKSIDLNNISPIGRQLALQPGKSNAACQTVLSLPVDFNLEKILGEYFRPDEFADQSQENLSSSSLRRKLFLEENGSVSECLSPSLHSPCSSGSALGVLCSIDISPVRCRSPLETSSSGQFSSSPIQGGARAYSLGSITSPTLPEGSPAHNGSPTFSPIAFHIRKTPLSDQRKFTFRSPDIPSASNRMTPPSTRSPYIDGCSPIKNCSPMRLGACRGTAQYQTSVIRIPIAVENRGEDEEDKENASPAEARFSEMDSRINLRQPDGDTFAHGTHLVVATVSIAPDHSEACHQRLSSFQDIEGSKENNTVDMADAAEVSEENTWIKETIGNSNAPMTSFMTGITFSIESSRMCMSPLAESSAIPCDNSSIQVDSGYNTQTCGSSIMDTAGAETNCRENDVNTNVFQNKSQLLRTKECSVLNHKDNQLLRAKSPEKQSCFQKAEAHSTVFGQNATCNIAAWKHKNENQVQGFHKNGM, encoded by the exons ATGTATTTGAGTCATGCTAG GATTGATAAGGAGACAGAAGACAGAAGGCAACAAGCCATTGAGGAG TTTTTCACAAAAAGACTCATAGTTCCTTCTCCTTGGACTGAACATGAAGGCAAGCAAGTTTCTCAATTCAATTCAACTAAAT CCATAGATCTAAATAACATTTCTCCAATTGGAAGACAGCTTGCTTTGCAGCCTGGGAAAAGCAATG CTGCTTGTCAGACAGTACTGTCTTTGCCAGTGGATTTTAATTTAGAGAAAATACTAG GTGAATATTTTAGACCTGATGAATTTGCAGATCAGTCTCAGGAAAATCTCAGTTCTTCATCACTCAGAAGAAAGctgtttttagaagaaaatggaagCGTATCTGAGTGTTTGTCCCCTTCTCTGCATAGCCCATGCAGTAGCGGGAGTGCACTTGGAGTGCTTTGTTCAATAGACATATCTCCAGTCCGGTGCAGAAGCCCTCTGGAGACATCTAGTTCA GGTCAGTTTTCATCAAGTCCTATTCAGGGAGGAGCAAGGGCTTATAGTCTGGGAAGTATAACCAGTCCCACGCTTCCAGAGGGGTCTCCTGCACATAATGGTTCTCCTACTTTTTCACCAATTGCTTTTCACATAAGAAAGACACCGCTCTCAG ACcaaagaaaatttacatttcGCTCTCCAGATATTCCTTCTGCCTCAAATAGAATGACACCTCCAAGTACAAGAAGCCCTTACATAGATGGTTGTTCTCCAATTAAAAATTGTTCTCCTATGAGGCTTGGAGCTTGTAGAGGAACTGCCCAGTATCAGACTTCTGTCATTAGAATACCAATTGCAGTTGAGAATCGtggtgaggatgaggaagacaaGGAAAATGCTTCTCCAGCAGAAGCTCGCTTCTCAGAAATGGATAGTAGAATAAACTTACGTCAGCCAGACGGTGACACTTTTGCACATGGTACACATCTCGTGGTAGCGACTGTGTCTATTGCACCAGATCACTCAGAAGCTTGTCATCAAAGGCTGTCATCCTTTCAGGATATAGAAGGCTCAAAGGAAAATAATACTGTAGATATGGCTGATGCAGCTGAAGTGTCAGAGGAAAACACTTGGATAAAAGAAACAATTGGCAATAGCAATGCACCAATGACCAGCTTTATGACGGGGATTACTTTCAGTATTGAAAGCTCTCGCATGTGCATGTCACCTCTTGCAGAAAGCAGTGCAATTCCTTGTGACAACAGTAGTATTCAG GTGGACAGTGGTTATAATACACAGACTTGTGGAAGCAGCATTATGGATACTGCAGGGGCTGAAACCAATTGCAGAGAAAATGATGTGAATACTAACGTGTTTCAGAATAAATCTCAACTTCTTAGAACAAAG GAGTGTTCAGTGTTAAACCACAAGGACAATCAGTTGCTGAGAGCAAAATCTCCAGAGAAGCAATCCTGTTTCCAAAAAGCAGAAGCACATAGTACAGTATTTGGTCAAAACGCAACTTGCAACATTGCTGCCTGGAAACATAAAAACGAAAATCAAGTTCAGGGATTTCACAAAAATGGTATGTAG